A single Vulcanisaeta distributa DSM 14429 DNA region contains:
- the sfsA gene encoding DNA/RNA nuclease SfsA yields the protein MIGYVIRRPDVEGFFVRRLNRFLGVGVVNGREELIHIHDPGRLTELLRPGVKFFAYSKSTGKTRFYLAAVDLGDELVLVNSAVHNDVAAWLIANGYVLSGYEVIKREPGFDNGRFDLLLKSPGGGHAFVEVKGVTLEENGVAKFPDAPTSRGARHMLELVRAVELGYEAYVLFLIFRSKAKLFMPNAALDPRFAESLKYAINHGVRALAYKLMLTRDWVIIPVGQLDIKIG from the coding sequence ATGATTGGATACGTAATTAGGAGGCCTGATGTTGAGGGATTCTTCGTTAGGAGGTTAAATAGGTTTCTTGGGGTCGGTGTTGTTAATGGTAGGGAGGAGCTCATACACATTCATGACCCGGGTAGGCTAACCGAGCTCCTAAGACCCGGTGTTAAGTTCTTCGCCTACTCAAAATCCACGGGTAAGACTAGGTTCTATTTAGCGGCTGTGGATCTTGGTGATGAGTTGGTTCTTGTAAATTCTGCGGTACATAATGATGTGGCTGCCTGGCTTATTGCTAATGGGTACGTATTAAGTGGTTATGAGGTTATTAAAAGGGAGCCTGGCTTTGATAACGGTAGGTTTGACCTATTACTCAAATCGCCGGGTGGTGGTCATGCATTCGTTGAGGTTAAGGGCGTGACCCTTGAGGAAAATGGGGTCGCTAAATTCCCGGACGCACCCACGTCACGAGGTGCCAGGCACATGCTTGAGTTGGTTAGGGCTGTGGAGCTTGGTTATGAAGCCTACGTATTATTCCTAATCTTTAGGTCTAAGGCTAAGCTATTCATGCCCAATGCAGCGCTTGATCCCAGGTTCGCGGAATCCCTTAAGTACGCAATTAATCATGGGGTTAGGGCATTGGCCTACAAATTAATGCTTACAAGGGATTGGGTGATAATTCCGGTGGGTCAACTCGACATTAAAATTGGGTAA
- a CDS encoding chromatin protein Cren7, with protein MAELSSYMEKEYEVECDGQIVKLKPVKVWMLAPKGRRGVIIGLFKCPGGKVVRKAIGKAE; from the coding sequence ATGGCGGAATTATCAAGTTACATGGAGAAGGAATACGAGGTTGAGTGTGACGGTCAAATAGTGAAGCTAAAGCCGGTTAAAGTATGGATGTTGGCGCCGAAGGGTAGGAGGGGTGTGATAATAGGGCTCTTTAAATGCCCTGGCGGTAAGGTGGTTAGGAAGGCCATTGGTAAGGCTGAATAA
- a CDS encoding ArsR/SmtB family transcription factor: protein MIRINIASMGLDMFKINVKSVAVLPIESFDALLSNNVRISIMDMLSRGPMTVTSLAQELGMLKGVVHRHVKALEDFGWIRQLSNDEVKVMGLSREANRIYYVPTAMVYLGFKLEMNDHGMKIIIPTNYGAFIDVRGHKFIILTPTFSNHDCKNSCPSHDACLDWIKRAGKQFHISIDYDDASRALMYLYTQLILKEFKINMVNNVIMLDSPRLNSIFIKHSNLAL from the coding sequence ATGATTAGAATAAACATAGCATCAATGGGACTGGATATGTTTAAGATTAATGTGAAGTCAGTAGCCGTTTTGCCCATTGAGTCCTTCGATGCCCTACTGAGTAATAATGTTAGGATTAGCATAATGGATATGCTTAGTAGAGGCCCCATGACAGTTACATCACTAGCCCAGGAGCTTGGTATGCTAAAGGGCGTTGTTCATAGGCATGTGAAGGCCCTCGAGGACTTCGGCTGGATTAGGCAGTTAAGTAATGATGAGGTAAAAGTCATGGGATTAAGTAGGGAGGCCAATAGGATTTACTACGTACCAACAGCCATGGTTTACCTAGGGTTTAAACTTGAGATGAATGATCATGGCATGAAGATAATAATACCAACAAATTACGGCGCATTCATAGATGTTAGGGGTCACAAATTTATTATCTTAACACCGACATTCTCGAACCACGATTGTAAAAATTCATGCCCATCACATGATGCATGCCTCGACTGGATTAAGAGGGCTGGAAAGCAGTTCCACATAAGCATTGATTATGATGATGCAAGCAGGGCATTAATGTACCTTTATACGCAGTTAATACTTAAGGAGTTTAAGATAAACATGGTCAACAATGTCATAATGCTTGATAGTCCACGCCTAAACTCAATCTTCATAAAGCACTCAAACCTCGCCCTTTAA
- a CDS encoding dihydrodipicolinate reductase: MTTRVVVYGVGPIGQLIARVAFNRGLDVVGAIDIDPQKVGKDLGEVIGLGKTLGIRVEDDADKVLRNTKPDIVLHSTGSFFDKVYPQIMKAIRAGADVISTCETLAWPWYRYPDLAELIDNYARNHEVTVLGAGVNPGFVFDALPAVLSVTLTRLDKITVTRSLDASRRRYSFQKKIGLGMTPTQFTEALGRGEITAHVGFAESVLLLASIIGLRLDRVEEGQEAIIAERSYETQYFKVEPGQVKGVVGHGSGFINGREVIRVELRACVGCEDFEEVRLEGEPSIMWRSTGTPGDPATAAVIVNLIPRVLNARPGLITLKDLVNYSYTA; encoded by the coding sequence ATGACCACTAGGGTTGTGGTTTATGGTGTGGGTCCCATTGGTCAGTTGATAGCTAGGGTTGCGTTTAATAGGGGACTTGATGTGGTTGGCGCGATTGATATTGACCCGCAGAAGGTTGGTAAGGACCTTGGTGAGGTTATCGGACTTGGTAAAACCCTGGGTATTAGAGTCGAGGATGATGCCGATAAGGTCCTCAGGAATACAAAGCCCGACATAGTCCTTCACTCAACGGGTAGTTTCTTTGATAAGGTTTACCCACAGATAATGAAGGCGATTAGGGCTGGTGCTGATGTAATATCGACGTGCGAGACATTGGCGTGGCCCTGGTATAGGTACCCAGACCTCGCGGAGCTCATCGATAACTATGCGAGAAATCATGAGGTGACTGTGCTTGGGGCTGGCGTTAATCCAGGCTTCGTATTTGATGCATTACCTGCCGTGCTTTCGGTGACGTTGACAAGACTCGATAAAATCACCGTTACTAGATCCTTGGATGCGTCAAGGAGGAGGTACTCCTTCCAGAAGAAGATTGGTCTTGGCATGACACCAACTCAATTCACTGAGGCATTAGGTAGAGGTGAGATAACGGCACACGTAGGCTTCGCGGAGTCAGTACTGCTATTGGCTAGCATTATTGGTCTCAGGCTGGATAGGGTTGAGGAGGGTCAAGAGGCAATAATTGCGGAGAGGAGTTACGAGACGCAGTACTTCAAGGTTGAACCTGGGCAGGTTAAGGGCGTTGTCGGTCACGGGAGTGGCTTCATCAATGGTAGGGAGGTTATTAGGGTTGAGCTGAGGGCCTGCGTTGGTTGTGAGGACTTTGAGGAGGTTAGGCTTGAGGGTGAGCCGTCGATCATGTGGAGAAGCACTGGAACGCCTGGGGACCCCGCTACAGCTGCAGTAATCGTCAACCTAATTCCGAGGGTCCTCAATGCAAGGCCTGGACTAATAACACTCAAGGACCTAGTAAACTACTCATACACGGCATGA
- the gatD gene encoding Glu-tRNA(Gln) amidotransferase subunit GatD, with translation MNTIPVLSELMSRWGIKEFDLVRIYLRDGTALDGVVLPRPGVGDPNVLILKLDNGYNVGIHASNIERVEVKGHVESKSAVSIPIGQFVKSESTGLPRVRLVATGGTIMSKVDYRTGAVYPSFSLEDLYAMYPEVKGIADIELLNLMAIFSEDMTPRRWAEIAEAAYKAFLDGVFGVVVLHGTDTMHYTAAALSFAIRNPPGPIALVGSQRSSDRPSSDAFENMLAAVLVGARAPFAGSYVVMHASTNDGLIAVHRGTRVRKMHTSRRDTFISINDRPVAYVNIDRLEIVLNTNNYMPRSKVEDTVLMNRFDEKTALIKFYPGMDPEILHFLIDKGYHGIVIEGTGFGHVREELLDPIKRAIDSGIPVVIASQTIFGRVNLNVYRRGVELLRLGVIPAEDMIPEVAFVKLSWVLGQTRDMNEVRRLMLTPVAGELNPRSDVGTYMLGPELPRK, from the coding sequence ATGAACACGATACCCGTGCTGAGTGAGTTAATGAGTAGGTGGGGCATTAAGGAGTTTGACTTAGTGCGTATTTACCTTAGGGATGGCACGGCATTAGACGGCGTGGTATTGCCTAGGCCTGGTGTTGGTGATCCTAATGTATTGATTTTGAAGCTTGATAATGGTTATAACGTGGGCATTCACGCCAGTAATATTGAGAGGGTGGAGGTTAAGGGCCATGTTGAGTCAAAGAGTGCGGTGTCCATACCCATTGGTCAATTCGTTAAGTCCGAGTCAACGGGCCTCCCCAGGGTTAGGCTTGTGGCTACTGGTGGCACGATAATGTCTAAGGTGGATTACAGGACCGGCGCCGTGTACCCGAGCTTTAGCCTTGAGGACTTATACGCGATGTATCCTGAGGTCAAGGGCATAGCGGATATTGAGCTCCTAAACCTAATGGCCATATTCAGTGAGGACATGACGCCGAGGAGGTGGGCTGAAATTGCTGAGGCCGCTTACAAGGCGTTCCTCGACGGCGTCTTCGGAGTCGTCGTACTTCACGGCACTGACACAATGCACTACACAGCCGCCGCATTATCCTTCGCAATCAGGAATCCCCCGGGCCCAATAGCCCTTGTTGGCTCACAAAGGAGTAGCGACAGACCGTCAAGTGACGCCTTTGAGAACATGCTAGCAGCCGTACTCGTTGGCGCCAGGGCACCCTTCGCGGGTTCTTATGTCGTGATGCATGCATCAACGAATGATGGGTTAATAGCGGTTCATAGAGGGACGAGGGTTAGGAAAATGCACACGTCTAGGAGGGATACGTTCATTAGTATTAATGATAGGCCCGTGGCGTACGTGAATATAGATAGGCTCGAGATAGTGCTTAACACGAATAACTACATGCCCAGGTCCAAGGTGGAGGATACCGTATTGATGAACAGGTTTGATGAGAAGACAGCCCTGATCAAGTTCTACCCGGGTATGGACCCGGAGATTCTGCACTTCCTAATTGATAAGGGTTACCACGGTATCGTGATTGAGGGCACGGGGTTTGGGCATGTTAGGGAGGAATTACTAGACCCAATTAAGAGAGCCATTGACAGCGGTATACCCGTGGTGATTGCAAGCCAGACAATATTTGGTAGGGTTAACCTGAACGTCTATAGGAGGGGCGTGGAGTTACTTAGGCTTGGTGTTATACCCGCGGAGGACATGATACCGGAGGTCGCCTTCGTAAAGCTTTCCTGGGTGTTGGGACAAACCAGGGACATGAATGAGGTAAGGAGGTTAATGCTAACGCCAGTAGCTGGTGAACTAAACCCAAGGAGTGATGTGGGCACGTATATGCTGGGTCCTGAATTACCCAGGAAATGA
- the fdhF gene encoding formate dehydrogenase subunit alpha — protein MPRSVITICPYCGVGCGIEVTIDDAGRIIGFEGFKGHPVSHGHLCGKGASSIKLLDTTDRLLYPMKRVNGEFVRVSWSEAISEIVHKMKEIKEKYGPEALAFYGGCRNTLEEVYLFQKLARALGTNNVDSCARLCHDPSAKALKDMLGYGGSANSVNEIPKAKVVVITGESITDSHPVLSQYLIEAKRNGTKIVVIDPRTTATAKMADLHLKPIPSTEVYLFNAVANYLINNELIDRDFIVNRTENFEEYVKVVSKYSIDDAEKITGVPRDLILKFAQLIATKPVLFTWGLGMSESSGVDGIKSYIALALLTGNMGIEGGGVIVYRGQTNVQGSGDFLKPDVFPGGLPINEENAKKLAEVWGFMPPTKPGLSLIDAVYNENSGIRGMYLMGFNIVASLPNRRRVEEFLSNLDLLVVQDIAMSETAEFAHYVLPAALWIEREGSVLSLDRLVKWRHKVRDPPGEARPDYEIIFELANAFGLKGFSNDPKAVFNEMRQVVPIMRSVTLEDVMDPTKDSRIPENTPHLYSERFLTPSGKARFFGVEYRPVNTGGKKFILVTGRSVLRYNTDNEIRRISGKFETSITINPEDAKALGIRNGQLVKLVSNCGEGTFRALISNDVPRGVVFAYMHDSRINYVVCTEFDPYVKTPRYKVTPVDILPV, from the coding sequence ATGCCTAGGTCTGTGATTACGATATGTCCATACTGTGGCGTTGGGTGTGGTATTGAGGTGACTATTGATGATGCCGGGAGAATAATTGGGTTTGAGGGTTTTAAAGGTCACCCGGTTTCTCATGGGCATCTATGTGGTAAGGGCGCTTCATCGATAAAGCTCCTTGACACAACCGATAGGTTGTTATACCCAATGAAGAGGGTTAATGGCGAGTTTGTTAGGGTATCGTGGAGCGAGGCCATTAGTGAGATAGTCCATAAGATGAAGGAGATTAAGGAGAAGTACGGTCCAGAGGCCCTGGCCTTTTACGGCGGTTGTAGAAACACGCTTGAGGAGGTTTACCTATTCCAGAAATTGGCTAGGGCGCTCGGTACTAATAACGTGGATTCATGTGCGAGGCTTTGCCATGATCCGTCAGCCAAGGCATTAAAGGATATGCTTGGCTACGGCGGTAGCGCAAACTCGGTCAATGAGATACCCAAGGCAAAGGTCGTTGTGATAACTGGCGAATCAATAACGGATAGCCACCCGGTGCTTTCCCAATACTTAATTGAAGCTAAGAGAAATGGTACTAAGATAGTAGTCATAGACCCCAGGACAACCGCAACAGCAAAGATGGCAGACCTACACCTCAAGCCAATACCCTCCACGGAGGTTTACCTATTCAATGCAGTGGCCAATTACCTAATCAATAACGAGCTCATTGATAGGGACTTCATAGTTAATAGGACCGAGAACTTCGAGGAATACGTTAAGGTGGTTAGTAAGTATTCAATTGATGATGCAGAGAAAATCACGGGCGTGCCCAGGGACTTAATACTTAAGTTCGCTCAATTAATAGCCACGAAGCCCGTATTATTCACGTGGGGCCTCGGCATGTCAGAGTCGTCAGGTGTCGACGGCATTAAGTCTTACATAGCCCTCGCCTTATTAACGGGCAACATGGGTATTGAGGGTGGCGGTGTCATTGTCTATAGGGGCCAGACGAATGTGCAGGGCTCCGGCGACTTCCTGAAGCCAGACGTATTCCCAGGTGGCCTACCTATTAATGAGGAGAACGCCAAAAAACTCGCCGAGGTGTGGGGATTCATGCCACCGACTAAGCCAGGCCTATCGCTAATAGACGCGGTGTATAACGAGAACAGCGGTATTAGGGGCATGTACCTAATGGGCTTTAACATAGTGGCCTCACTACCCAATAGACGTAGGGTTGAGGAGTTCTTAAGCAACCTAGACCTATTGGTGGTTCAGGACATAGCCATGAGCGAAACTGCGGAGTTCGCCCACTACGTCCTACCAGCGGCGCTCTGGATTGAGAGAGAAGGCTCCGTACTAAGCCTAGATAGATTAGTCAAGTGGAGACATAAGGTTAGGGACCCGCCTGGCGAGGCTAGGCCTGACTATGAAATAATATTCGAGTTAGCCAACGCCTTCGGCCTTAAGGGATTTAGTAACGACCCGAAGGCCGTGTTCAATGAAATGCGTCAGGTGGTGCCTATAATGAGGAGTGTGACGCTTGAGGATGTCATGGACCCAACGAAGGATTCGAGAATACCGGAGAATACGCCGCACCTATACTCCGAGAGGTTTCTGACACCGAGTGGCAAGGCGAGGTTCTTCGGTGTTGAGTATAGACCAGTAAATACTGGCGGTAAGAAATTCATACTGGTTACTGGTAGGAGCGTACTTAGGTATAACACGGATAATGAGATTAGGAGGATTAGTGGCAAATTCGAGACAAGCATTACCATAAATCCTGAAGACGCAAAGGCACTGGGTATACGCAACGGCCAATTGGTAAAGCTGGTATCCAACTGCGGTGAAGGTACCTTCAGGGCATTGATAAGCAATGATGTACCCAGGGGAGTGGTCTTCGCGTACATGCATGATTCAAGGATAAATTACGTGGTTTGCACAGAGTTTGATCCCTACGTGAAGACGCCGAGGTATAAGGTAACGCCTGTGGACATATTACCAGTTTAA
- the rnz gene encoding ribonuclease Z: protein MLIRITFLGTGAGMPGKDRYLPAILVEDGLRKILLDAGEGVQYRLFEIGVSPLKITHIFITHLHGDHVFGLPGLLATMAMLGRKEDLVISGPSGIVNFVKSSMEIVGDPPFHVRIYEIEPSIGIKDVINEENFSLQCTLAKHTVPDCAYSLNWRTYVGRFNPERAKELGVPITLWKRLHMGETVVLNDGRVIKPEDVVEIRSSGLVKVVYTGDTAPADSVVEISRGAQVLIHDSTFSMIEDGNLIWNQGHSRSVDAARVAKEAGVERLVLTHISNRYSDPELLAAEASEVFPNVIAARDLMSLMITS, encoded by the coding sequence ATGTTGATAAGAATTACGTTTCTAGGGACTGGCGCTGGGATGCCAGGTAAGGACCGATACCTACCGGCTATACTAGTTGAGGATGGTTTACGAAAAATACTACTTGATGCCGGTGAGGGTGTTCAGTATAGGCTTTTTGAGATTGGTGTTAGCCCGTTAAAAATAACCCACATATTCATTACGCATTTACATGGCGATCATGTCTTTGGGTTACCTGGGTTGTTGGCAACAATGGCAATGCTTGGTAGGAAGGAGGACCTAGTAATAAGTGGTCCTTCAGGTATTGTTAACTTTGTGAAGAGTAGCATGGAGATTGTTGGTGATCCACCATTTCATGTAAGGATTTACGAAATCGAGCCCTCCATAGGCATTAAGGACGTCATTAATGAGGAGAATTTTAGCCTACAATGCACATTGGCAAAACACACAGTACCTGATTGCGCATACTCCCTTAATTGGAGAACGTATGTGGGTAGATTTAACCCGGAGCGGGCTAAGGAATTGGGTGTGCCAATAACACTTTGGAAGAGGCTTCATATGGGCGAGACCGTAGTACTCAATGATGGTAGGGTCATAAAACCTGAGGATGTGGTTGAGATTAGGAGTAGTGGTTTAGTGAAGGTTGTCTATACGGGAGACACGGCGCCGGCGGACTCTGTGGTAGAGATATCACGGGGAGCGCAGGTACTCATTCATGACTCTACGTTCTCAATGATTGAGGATGGAAACCTCATTTGGAACCAGGGCCACTCAAGATCTGTGGATGCGGCTAGAGTCGCTAAGGAGGCTGGTGTTGAGAGACTTGTACTAACGCACATTAGTAATAGGTACTCCGACCCTGAGTTACTGGCGGCGGAAGCATCCGAGGTATTCCCAAATGTTATAGCTGCCAGGGACTTAATGAGCCTAATGATCACTTCGTAA
- the pyrH gene encoding UMP kinase: protein MMREPFTLKLSGHLFDNEDLLPKYVDLIREFWGNGYKMAVVTGGGSLARRYIEIGRKMGINESLLDMLGISASRLNAQLLAAALSDIAYLPIPTNIDEVFRAWSTGRLVITGGFQPGQSTATVALLVSESLGIKRLIDCANIDAVYTSDPRVDPNAKRLDRVSINELMAMLRSRTIAGTYDLLDPWALSIAQRSGITIYVVGCGKLSSLRRLITEGVSDGTIITP, encoded by the coding sequence ATGATGCGGGAACCATTCACGCTTAAATTGAGTGGGCACCTATTCGATAATGAGGATTTACTACCCAAGTATGTGGATTTAATTCGTGAATTTTGGGGCAACGGCTATAAAATGGCTGTGGTGACTGGTGGTGGGTCCTTAGCGCGTAGGTACATAGAGATTGGCAGGAAGATGGGTATAAACGAGTCCCTGCTAGATATGCTCGGTATATCGGCTAGCCGCTTAAATGCTCAGCTACTGGCTGCGGCACTCAGCGATATTGCTTACCTACCAATACCCACTAATATTGATGAGGTTTTTAGGGCTTGGTCAACGGGTAGGTTAGTAATTACGGGTGGTTTCCAACCTGGTCAGTCAACGGCCACCGTGGCACTGCTTGTGAGTGAATCGCTAGGTATTAAGAGGTTGATCGATTGCGCAAACATTGATGCGGTCTATACGAGTGATCCAAGGGTAGACCCCAATGCAAAGAGGCTCGATAGGGTGAGTATTAATGAGTTAATGGCTATGCTTAGGTCTAGGACGATAGCGGGTACTTATGATTTACTCGACCCATGGGCATTAAGCATAGCCCAGAGGAGTGGTATTACGATTTACGTGGTTGGTTGCGGTAAGCTGAGCTCATTGAGGAGACTCATTACTGAGGGTGTTAGTGATGGTACTATTATCACACCATGA
- a CDS encoding HD domain-containing protein: protein MSSLIDVVNIANTILNTPRIGWIQRGVPQAIAESVGAHVLLTSYLALILCNSVRRVDNTINADKCASMALIHDAHEALTGNVGNSVRSMLSNWKDIEVRLFDELQFPEELRTYFREYRHGLSIEGRIVNLSDKLATLIRACMYAKAGYDTRELIINYKELVEKLLGEFTGSIGQVINSVVRPIFSWCDNSTITNTLSNESPQ, encoded by the coding sequence GTGTCATCATTAATAGATGTAGTTAATATCGCGAATACGATACTTAATACGCCAAGGATTGGTTGGATACAGCGAGGAGTTCCACAGGCTATTGCTGAGAGTGTTGGTGCTCACGTATTACTTACTAGCTATCTGGCATTAATCCTTTGTAATAGTGTGCGGAGGGTCGATAATACAATTAATGCCGATAAGTGCGCGTCGATGGCGCTCATTCATGATGCCCACGAGGCTCTAACGGGTAATGTAGGTAATAGCGTTCGTTCAATGCTCAGTAATTGGAAGGATATTGAGGTTAGGTTGTTTGATGAGCTTCAATTTCCTGAGGAGCTGCGTACCTACTTCCGTGAATATAGGCATGGATTAAGCATTGAGGGTAGAATTGTGAATCTCTCGGATAAATTAGCAACATTAATTAGGGCATGCATGTATGCCAAGGCTGGTTATGACACGAGGGAATTAATTATTAATTATAAGGAATTAGTGGAAAAGCTGCTGGGTGAATTTACGGGTAGTATTGGGCAGGTCATAAATAGCGTTGTTAGACCTATTTTTTCATGGTGTGATAATAGTACCATCACTAACACCCTCAGTAATGAGTCTCCTCAATGA
- the rsmA gene encoding 16S rRNA (adenine(1518)-N(6)/adenine(1519)-N(6))-dimethyltransferase RsmA, which yields MLPDIDVVTRDDLMSLIMRNRLKPIKRLSQHFVVDPTIIRDIVNHIPRGSKVLEVGTGIGILTYYLARVASQVITIEIDGRLVRIAEHVLSGLNNVSIIQGDALRVPWPQVDALVSNVPYSITSPLIMRIIKEGVPRALLTIQREVANRLTGEPGSDDYGRLSVITQCNYSVSILNTYAPDSFYPSPEVYSSLIMMSKKEPCYDDMDALESVTKLLFRHRNRVLRWVLNKYLGPSAVNAVVNAGIDVSARVRQLGINELIKITGSLKPFINDIRSH from the coding sequence ATGCTGCCCGACATAGATGTGGTGACCAGGGATGATTTAATGAGCCTAATAATGAGAAATAGGTTAAAGCCAATAAAGAGATTGAGCCAGCACTTCGTCGTCGACCCAACGATCATAAGAGATATTGTTAATCACATACCCCGTGGCTCTAAAGTTCTTGAGGTGGGTACGGGAATCGGAATACTAACGTACTACTTAGCCAGGGTGGCTTCCCAGGTAATTACCATAGAGATTGATGGGAGGCTCGTGAGGATTGCCGAGCATGTATTAAGCGGCTTAAACAACGTATCTATAATTCAAGGTGATGCCCTAAGAGTTCCGTGGCCCCAGGTCGATGCCCTTGTTTCTAATGTGCCGTATTCAATAACGTCACCGTTAATCATGAGGATTATTAAGGAGGGTGTTCCAAGGGCTTTGTTGACGATACAACGTGAGGTCGCTAATAGGCTTACTGGTGAACCTGGTAGTGATGATTATGGTAGATTAAGTGTAATTACTCAATGTAATTATTCCGTGAGTATCTTAAATACATACGCACCTGATTCCTTCTACCCAAGCCCCGAGGTTTACTCATCATTGATAATGATGAGTAAGAAGGAGCCTTGTTACGACGATATGGACGCCCTAGAATCAGTGACGAAACTCCTCTTTAGGCACAGAAATAGGGTGCTTAGGTGGGTCCTCAATAAGTACCTTGGTCCAAGCGCTGTGAATGCCGTGGTTAACGCAGGTATTGACGTGAGCGCCCGTGTTAGGCAGTTGGGAATTAATGAGCTGATTAAAATAACAGGTTCCTTAAAGCCCTTCATTAATGATATTAGAAGCCATTAA
- a CDS encoding molybdopterin dinucleotide binding domain-containing protein, with amino-acid sequence MVQDIFLTETVEYADVVLPAASAALEDYGTFTNTERRLQLTRKVVDPPGDAKPDWWVFTELARRLGYDMGFRSSSDIMRDIARVAPIFGSLSHERLEREGGLQWPVPSESSPGTPILYSGGFPRGRARFRVVGWRGFDVVMARLYPYSLIIGRERAQYHTATMTSRSPILKVIWRGPVVEVNPEDMRAEGVEDGEVIKLVSPAGEVLARVRASRRVPRGILFTTFHYPELLANALVPAVLSPITKTPAYKDTRVRIEKVKA; translated from the coding sequence ATGGTTCAGGACATATTCCTGACAGAGACCGTTGAGTATGCCGATGTTGTATTGCCAGCGGCCTCGGCGGCCCTTGAGGATTACGGCACATTCACAAATACGGAGAGGAGGTTGCAATTAACAAGGAAGGTAGTTGATCCACCAGGCGATGCGAAACCTGATTGGTGGGTCTTTACTGAGTTGGCTAGGAGACTCGGTTATGACATGGGCTTTAGGAGTAGTTCCGACATAATGAGGGATATCGCGAGGGTAGCGCCGATATTTGGCAGTTTAAGCCATGAGAGGCTTGAGCGTGAGGGTGGGCTTCAATGGCCAGTGCCGAGTGAGTCCAGTCCAGGTACTCCAATACTGTATTCCGGTGGATTTCCAAGGGGTAGGGCCAGGTTTAGGGTGGTTGGTTGGAGGGGCTTTGATGTGGTTATGGCGAGGCTTTACCCATACTCATTAATCATTGGTAGGGAGAGGGCTCAGTACCACACCGCGACTATGACATCGAGGTCACCGATACTTAAGGTGATTTGGAGGGGGCCCGTTGTTGAGGTGAATCCTGAGGATATGAGGGCTGAGGGTGTTGAGGATGGTGAGGTCATCAAATTAGTCTCGCCAGCTGGTGAGGTGCTTGCCAGGGTTAGGGCTTCGAGAAGGGTTCCAAGGGGCATATTATTCACCACATTCCACTACCCAGAGCTCCTGGCAAATGCCTTGGTGCCTGCCGTGCTTAGTCCAATTACGAAGACGCCGGCGTATAAGGATACGAGGGTTCGTATTGAGAAGGTTAAGGCATGA